In Rattus norvegicus strain BN/NHsdMcwi chromosome 1, GRCr8, whole genome shotgun sequence, a genomic segment contains:
- the Itpripl2 gene encoding inositol 1,4,5-trisphosphate receptor-interacting protein-like 2 produces the protein MSVRYTLNLRVFWPLVTGLCTALVCLYHALRSSEGARAEPPDGADSGFPLLKVAILLLLCYILLRCRHTIRQRLLPGSSRPCGHANFSARSLQEPGLSILLESYYEHEVRLSPHVLGHSKAHVSRIVGELVQAGRARGSPGPITGGALALAFRGDFIQVGSAYEQHKIRRPDSFDVLVPLRLPPQVALEPRSLGTEPALTPAFRSCFVCTLKAPPSPSGTSTGQWHRDCKPFAEGFCVDVQGRRHLSATLVLRWFQAHLQRSLATVRYSLEGRCRVSLTPGGLEQPPTLHILPCRTDYGCCRLSMAVRLIPAVHLGEGVFLVAPPPPPSPSGALSELPGGLRAEALWGVNTARQEQKLLGWLQERAPPGACYLKCLQLLKALRDLGARGLDPMAATHWGRILSSYMLKTAVLEVLLNEGGPTPSWDEAYLSECLEKLVKFLRDCLLRRRDLFHCVLGPAGAAAEVGPLPKVLREAPPVDLLAPFDQHARELAAARLLSTWRRLPQLLQVYGGPRYLARCPAPRSQRIQGFPEDEP, from the coding sequence ATGTCCGTGCGGTACACGCTCAACCTGAGGGTCTTCTGGCCCTTGGTGACCGGGCTGTGCACGGCGCTAGTGTGCCTCTACCATGCCCTACGCAGCAGCGAGGGTGCCCGGGCCGAGCCCCCCGACGGCGCAGACAGCGGCTTCCCGCTGCTCAAGGTGGCTATCCTTCTTCTCCTCTGCTACATCCTCCTACGATGTCGCCACACCATCCGCCAGCGCCTCTTGCCAGGCTCTTCCCGCCCATGTGGCCATGCCAACTTCTCAGCCAGATCCTTGCAAGAGCCAGGCCTGAGCATCTTGCTGGAGAGTTACTATGAGCACGAAGTGCGCCTATCGCCACATGTGCTAGGTCACAGCAAGGCGCATGTGAGCCGGATCGTAGGGGAACTGGTGCAAGCTGGCCGAGCCCGAGGGTCTCCGGGCCCCATCACCGGTGGAGCGCTGGCTTTGGCCTTCCGGGGAGACTTCATCCAGGTGGGCAGCGCCTACGAACAGCATAAAATCCGGCGACCCGACAGCTTCGACGTGCTGGTGCCACTGAGACTCCCGCCGCAGGTGGCGCTGGAGCCACGGAGCCTAGGGACTGAACCTGCTCTGACCCCGGCCTTCCGCAGCTGCTTCGTGTGCACCCTCAAGGCACCGCCCTCGCCATCGGGGACCTCGACGGGCCAGTGGCATCGCGACTGCAAGCCCTTCGCTGAAGGCTTCTGTGTGGATGTGCAGGGCCGTCGCCACCTCTCAGCTACCCTGGTGCTGCGCTGGTTCCAGGCGCACCTACAGCGCTCCTTGGCCACCGTGCGCTACAGTTTGGAGGGTCGCTGTCGCGTCAGCCTGACCCCAGGGGGTCTGGAGCAGCCTCCCACCCTTCACATCCTTCCCTGCCGCACGGACTATGGCTGCTGCCGCCTTTCCATGGCCGTGCGCCTCATCCCGGCTGTCCACCTGGGTGAAGGCGTCTTCCTTGTGGCACCGCCGCCACCACCCTCGCCTAGCGGGGCTCTGTCAGAGCTCCCAGGTGGCCTGCGTGCTGAGGCACTGTGGGGTGTGAACACAGCACGTCAGGAGCAGAAACTGCTGGGCTGGCTTCAGGAACGGGCGCCTCCAGGTGCCTGCTACCTCAAGTGCCTGCAGCTGCTTAAGGCCCTTCGAGACTTGGGTGCCCGCGGGCTGGACCCGATGGCTGCTACACACTGGGGACGCATCCTGTCCTCCTACATGCTCAAAACAGCGGTGCTCGAGGTGCTTCTGAATGAGGGGGGCCCAACACCTAGCTGGGACGAGGCATACCTGAGTGAGTGCTTGGAGAAGTTGGTGAAGTTCCTTAGGGACTGCCTGCTGCGACGCCGAGACCTCTTCCATTGTGTCCTAGGTCCGGCTGGGGCAGCTGCCGAAGTTGGACCCCTGCCCAAGGTGCTGCGTGAGGCCCCTCCAGTTGACCTCCTGGCACCCTTCGACCAGCATGCCCGGGAGCTTGCAGCAGCGCGGTTACTGTCCACCTGGCGAAGGTTGCCCCAGCTTCTCCAGGTCTATGGTGGTCCCCGTTACCTTGCCAGGTGTCCTGCACCCCGGAGTCAACGCATCCAGGGCTTCCCGGAAGATGAACCATGA